In Limisalsivibrio acetivorans, one genomic interval encodes:
- the flhF gene encoding flagellar biosynthesis protein FlhF, whose product MRIKKYEAYDMAEAMRMIKAELGSEAIILNTRKVVKNSGFGLFSKPVIEVTAAVDMDERIQEEKKVQRVKPKRSNEGYTPESYPSVTAGGTYNSYGRHAESSENEEREFVELNPDILRKQEEESARKASQKKEAGGDLGKLTELINTLGLNRFEGLMEDVADIKKQMLEMKSALSENIVVDLPPVLKEFYALMVKNGVDDVIAYKFLKRIEKRATAGLTRNQVRNLIVQLLADLIPLEKNYFSTLNSKVVAFVGPTGVGKTTTVAKIAAELSLKLKKRVSLITIDNFRIGAVEQLKTYAEIVDIPLQVASSPEELDEILRNSENYDYVFVDSMGRSQFDTEQIGDILSFIQSGKDISVALVLSMSSNHQEMADTFENYSKLKPEYLVFTKLDETKYFGPLINLPIRKKTPVLLLSTGQNVPDDMEVPDGRRIANAILREIPGFWSEK is encoded by the coding sequence ATGAGGATAAAGAAGTACGAAGCTTACGACATGGCCGAAGCCATGAGGATGATAAAGGCGGAGCTGGGCTCGGAAGCTATAATCCTCAACACGAGAAAAGTGGTCAAAAACAGCGGTTTCGGACTCTTTTCCAAACCCGTCATAGAGGTTACCGCCGCCGTGGATATGGATGAACGTATCCAGGAGGAGAAGAAGGTTCAGCGGGTTAAGCCGAAGCGCAGCAATGAGGGTTACACCCCCGAGAGCTATCCCTCCGTTACAGCAGGGGGAACCTATAACAGCTACGGCAGGCATGCCGAATCCTCCGAGAACGAAGAACGTGAGTTTGTGGAGCTTAATCCGGACATACTCCGTAAGCAGGAGGAGGAATCGGCTAGAAAAGCCTCCCAGAAGAAGGAAGCCGGAGGGGATCTGGGCAAGCTCACCGAGCTGATAAACACCCTCGGTCTCAACCGCTTCGAAGGGCTTATGGAGGATGTGGCGGATATAAAGAAACAGATGCTTGAGATGAAGTCCGCCCTCAGCGAGAACATTGTTGTGGATCTCCCCCCTGTGCTCAAAGAGTTTTACGCCCTTATGGTGAAGAACGGGGTTGATGACGTTATCGCATACAAGTTTCTGAAGAGAATAGAGAAGCGTGCCACAGCGGGACTCACCCGCAATCAGGTACGCAACCTCATCGTACAGCTTCTTGCGGACCTGATTCCTCTGGAGAAGAATTACTTCTCCACTCTGAACAGTAAGGTGGTCGCCTTTGTGGGCCCGACCGGAGTCGGCAAAACCACCACAGTGGCAAAGATCGCCGCAGAGCTCTCCCTCAAGCTCAAGAAGAGGGTGAGCCTTATAACGATAGATAACTTCCGTATCGGTGCAGTGGAGCAGCTTAAAACCTATGCGGAGATTGTGGATATCCCCCTTCAGGTGGCCTCCAGCCCCGAAGAGTTGGATGAGATACTCCGCAACTCGGAAAACTACGATTACGTATTTGTGGACTCCATGGGAAGAAGTCAGTTTGACACGGAGCAGATAGGGGATATCTTAAGTTTTATACAGAGCGGTAAGGATATCAGCGTCGCCCTTGTTCTCTCAATGAGTAGCAACCATCAGGAGATGGCGGATACCTTTGAGAACTACTCAAAGCTGAAGCCGGAGTACCTCGTCTTTACCAAGCTTGACGAGACTAAATACTTCGGCCCGCTTATAAATCTTCCCATAAGGAAGAAGACCCCCGTTCTGCTGCTCTCCACCGGACAGAACGTTCCGGATGACATGGAAGTGCCGGATGGCAGAAGGATTGCTAATGCTATCCTCAGAGAAATTCCGGGCTTCTGGAGTGAGAAATGA